AATCAGGGTTTCGTTTAAAACAAATCCTACCGACTTGGTTGTGTAGGCACACCATTCACCCTTTCTACCTAAACCCGTATGAAAACCTCCTCTCCCAAATTCCTGCTCCTTTTCGTCTGGGTCATGTTGCTGTTTGCGGGCAGCGCTGTTGCCCAGACTACGACTAAAGCGCCTGAAGACAAAAGCAAGCGCCCAAGCCCCCCGGCCACCGTTACGGGCCCCAACTTCACCATCGAGTACAGCCGACCTTCGATGAAAGGCCGCAAGATCTTCGGCGAACTGGAGCCTTACGGCAAGGTGTGGCGCACGGGCGCCAATGAGGCTACTACGTTTGAAGCCAAACAGGCCGTTACCATCAATGGGCAGGCGCTACCTGCTGGCAAATACGCCCTGTTTACTATTCCCAACGAGCAGGAATGGACCATTATCTTCAACAAAACCGCCAATCAGTGGGGCGCTTTTAAGTACGACGAAAAGCAGGATGCTCTGCGCGTCAAAGTGAAGCCCACCAAGACCGCACAACCCGTAGAGCAGTTCACCATCAAAGCCGATAAAGCTGGCACTGTCACGATGGCCTGGGAAAACTCGCAGGTTGCTTTCAAAGTTGCTGGTGCTGCTAAGGCGCAACTGTAGTATTTCTTAGTAACTACATCGGCCGCCGTTCTTGCTTGAAAGCAGGGGCGGCGGCCGATGTAGTTTTATACCTTAATATCTTAAATAGTCTGAGTCATTTAGTGTAATTAGGTATTTTCGTTTGTACTTGATTTTGTAGCCTAGTAATATATAAAAGTAAATAAATGGCAATAACATTGAAACTTAATGTAGCTGTATATTTTTCGTAATTTATGTTTAAAATCATTGATGATAATTCAAAGTTAAATTTAAACAGAACATCTTTAGTAAGGTCAATGCCTATAGTAAAACCAATTCCTGAGATATATTTAAAAGCGTAACCAGCCGCAGCAAAATGAATGATTTGTAAAGCTTGATTTAGTAAGGAAAGTTTGAGGCCTTTCGAATGATTTGATAGTAAAGTTTGGCCCGCATATATTGAAAATATATACAAACTAATCATTATTATTAACATAAATAAAACGATTCCAGAAATTGATTCTGTTGAGATTAAGGCCATTATCCATGCAAAGATTCCAATAACTCCTCCTGCAATCTGGTACCAAGCCAGTGTTTTATAATTAATAATAGTTGAAGACATTTTTTGAATATTATTTAAATTTAGCTACTTCGGCGCCTGCGCTTCTCCCAAAACTTCCTCTACCCAAGCCTTACCCCATTCCTCCAACTCCTGCTCCGTCCAGAGCAGCGGGTAAAAGATGCGGCGCTGGAACTTGGGGGGCAAATATTTCTTCCAGTTGGTGCCGCCCGTGGCAGCGATGGCGGTAGGGTCGCGCTCCAGGTAGCGCACCGCCGATTTGTAGTGCATCAGGGGCCAGTTCACGTTCACGTTGGCGTCGAGCTGGCGCAGGGCGCGCACTAGGCGGGGGTGGCGCTGATCTTCGGCGGGCAGACGCTCTAGCACCGTCCAGACGTTGCGGGTGCGGTAGTGAGCGGCGTGGTCGTGGAGGGTTTGGGTGTACTTTTCCTCAAACTGAATCAGCGTCAGGGCTTTCGCGCCCGATTCTTCGATAGTAGCGCCGGCTTTCCAGTAGATGCAACCCATTAGCTCGTCGTGGGCAGCGGCTTCGCCCAGCAGGCGGCGCTTCTCTTTATCTACCAGGTTGTCGAGCGAAGTAGAGGCTAACTCAATCATGCGGTACTGCACGCTCTGGAAGCCCGAGGCCGGCATCAGGGCCATGCGAAACTGCAAGAACTGCTGCTTGTCCATGCCGTCCACCATCACGTCGAACGAGTCGATCAGGTTCTCAAAGTAGCGGTTGATGCGGTTGATGCGCAGCACCAGCTCGCCCACGGTGGGCTGCTGCAACTCGCCCATCTGCTCGTACTCGCAGAGGCAGAGCTTGAAGTACAACTCCGTGATCTGGTGATACATAATGAAAATACGCTCATCCGGAATCTGGGTAAGCGGGCGCTGCAGACTCAGGAGCGTATCAAGCTCGATATAGTCCCAGTAGTTGACGTAATCGGCGTAGAAAAGGCCTTCGAGGTAGGAAGCAAGGTCTTGGCCGTCAGCGGCATATTTGGCTTGCAGGCGGCGGAGCTGTTCGAGCACCTGAGGCGTGAATTCGGATTGATTGGGGGGCATTTCCATAGGAGGGAGAGAAGCGGGTAAGCGCCGCAAAGAACGAAAATCCTATCAAAAGCGAGCGGGCAGGCAACTCTTCGGCTCTTACTGGTATCTATAGAAACAAGCCCCGAAAAGCCCCCCAGCCGCCTCCGCCATTGCAGGCCAAATCAATCGTTGTTTTCCCGCCCGAAACATCTACTTTTACCGCTATTATGGCCGAGAAAAGCAGCATTTTTGATATGATTGGGCCGGTGATGATTGGGCCCAGCAGCTCGCACACGGCCGGAGTAGTGCGCATTGCGGGTGCCGCGATTCGAATTCTGGGTTCGTTGCCCACTCACGCCACCATTACCTTTTACAACTCCTTCGCCCGCACCTACGAGGGCCACGGCTCCGACCGCGCCATTGTGGCCGGTTTGCTGGGCTACGCCACCGACGACAAGCGCATCCGCGACGCCTTCGACTACGCCAAGGAAGCCGGCCTGCAATACACGTTTCAGAGTGTAGGCAATGCGTCCACCATGCACCCGAACACGATAAAGCTGCAGTTGCGCGATGAGCGCACGGGCCATTCTACTGAGGTTATTGGCCAAAGCAGGGGCGGGGGCGTGATTCGGATAGTTGAGGTCGACGGTTTTCCGGCCGACTTTTCCGCCTCTCTACATACGCTCATCGTGGACGCCGACGACCGACAGGGCTCTATTGCCTTTATCGCGTCCGTCATTGCCCACGACGACTGCAACATCGCTACCATGTTCGTTTCGCGCAAAGGGCGCAACGATTTGGCCCGCCAGTTTATCGAAATGGACTCAGGCATCAAGCCGATTACGCTCGAATATCTGCGCCAGCTAAGCTGGGTTCATCAGGTTACCTACATTCCTACTGTCGAATAAGCTGAATCTGAGGCGAAAAATGCCCCCCAGATAGGTTCTAAAGGTGTTTTCATAGATAAAAATAGTGGTACTTTGTGTTGCATAGTACCTTTTATTATATTTGAGCACAGATTGTTTATGCAATCCATCTCAAGCGAAGTCTAAATCTCTAGTTGCCAGCACTCTTACGTCATCAAGACCAAACACACATGAAACAAACTCGTACTCCGATCTTCCATCGGGTGACTGCCCTGGGGGCAAGCGCCTGGTTGTTGCTGGCCGTACCAGGGTTGGCTCAAACGACTACGCCTGCTCAGCCGCCCGCCGGCACCATTGCTGCTCCGGCTCCGGTGCCTAGCGGCCCCTGGACCCTGCAGCGGGCCGTAGATTATGCTGTGCAGAACAACCTCAACGTACGCCAAAGCACACTTTCGGCGGAGCTCAGCGACGCAGATCTACGGCAAAGCCGGGCGGCAATGTTGCCTACGGCCAGCGCCAACGGCACGCAGGCTTGGAACTATGGTACCGGCCTCGACCCGCTGACCAACGACTTCGTAAGTCAGACAATTCGCTCTAATAACTTCTCGGCAAATACTCAGCTGAATATCTTCTCGGGATTTCAGCTGCGCAATACTGTGAAGCGCAATGTGTTGGACTACAAGGCTAGCCTAGCCGACATTGAGCAGGCTCGCAATGATTTGTCTTTGAATGTTGCCGCGGCGTTTCTGCAGTTAGTATTGAACCAGGAGTTGGTGCGCACCAATGAACTGCGGGTAAACACTACCCAACAGCAGCTCGAGCGGACCAAGAAACTGCTCGCGGCCGGCAGCGTGGCCGAAAGCAACCTGCTTGATACACAAGCGCAGCTAGCTTCCGACGAGCTTAACTTAGTAACGGCCCAAAACCAGCGCGACATTTCGCGCCTGCAATTAGCGCAGCTGCTCAATCTGGACCCGGCCGGTGCCGCCGCTTTCCAGATCGAAGTGCCGAACCTGCCGGACCCCGATGAGCAATCGACTGTCAATTTTAATCCTAACGATACTTACCAAACCGCGCAGGGCTTCTTGCCGCAGATTCAAGCGGCTGATTTGCGCGTGCAAAGTTCAATTCGGGGCGTTGAGGTAGCGCGGGGGCTTATTATCCCCGTTTATTCTTCGGGGCCGGTGTTTTCACAGGTTTCTCCTCCGCCCGGCTGGCGCGGGTGCTCACCGGCGACTCTACTGCTGGCACTCCGCTGCCCGTCTTTCAGATTGACCCAATAGTTGGCCCGCGTCCCACCAACTTTGCGGTGCTCACACCTCGTCAACCCAATTTTGAGCTGCTTCCTACTGAATTTGGCTCTCAAATAAAGGATAACATTGGCCGTTCCCTGCAATTCACGCTGCAAATCCCCATTCTGAATGGTCTGCAGACCCGTACCAATGTGCAGCGCTCCCAGATTGCGGTAAAGCAGGCCGAGCTACGGGCCGCCCAAACCCGTCTAGAACTACAGCAGACTATTCAGCAGGCCTACGCCGACGCGATTGCCGCCCAGCGTCGCTTTGCCTCCGCCAGCCGTCAGGTGCAAGCCCTTACTACGGCCTACCGCAACGCCGAAATCCGGTTCAACAACGGCTTGCTGAACGGCACGGAGTTTAACATTGCAAAAAATAACCTCAATGGAGCCGAATCGAGCATGATTCAGGCGAAGTATGAGTTTATTTTCCGTCGGAAGGTGTTAGAGTTTTACCAAGGCAACCCGCTGACCTTATAAGGAAGTAAGGGGCGACGCTCAGGCTGCTGAACACCGGGGCAAAAAAGCCCCCCAGTCGTTAGAAAGCTCGCAGCGAGGGTGAAATAGATGGAATAAAAGGCCGTGCGAAGCTCCAGCGTAAGCGGGCCATAGAAAACCAGCTGTAGCGTTGCCCTATCTTTAGTTTTAATTGATTTATTTGCCTTCTCTTTCCCTACGCTGGATTTCTTTTCAAACATGAAAAACAACCGCTTACTATACATTCTGCTGGGAGTACTGGTTCTGTTGATAGCCGGGTACATGGTGGCCAAAAAGCAGGGATGGATAGGTAAACCTGACGGAACCGAAGTTATCGTCGCCAAAGCCGGGCCAGCGACTATCGTGGAAAAGGTAAGCGCCTCGGGCAAAGTACAGCCGGAGACGGAAGTAAAAATCTCGCCCGACGTATCCGGTGAAATCACGGAGCTGTATGTAGCCGAGGGCGACTCCGTTAAAAAAGGGCAGCTGTTGCTCCGCATTCGCCCCGATAACTACCAGGCTATGGTAAACATGCAGTCGGCGAGCGTGAATACCCAGCGGGCCAACGTTGGCCAGACGCAGGCGCGCTTGCAGCAGTTGATGGCGAACGCCAAGCAGACTGAGCTGGCGTATCGTCGGAATGCCTCGCTGTATAAGCAAAAAGTAATTTCCCAGGCCGATTACGAGGCTAGCAAAGCCGCCTACGACGCCAGCCAGGAAGAAATAAACAGCGCCCGCCAAAGCATTCGCGGTGCCCAGTCTGGAGTAGCCAGCGCGCAGGCATCATTGGATGAGGCTCGCCGCAACCTGGAGAAAACGACCATTTACGCCCCCGTAAGCGGCACCGTCAGTAAGCTGAATGTGGAGCGAGGCGAGCGGGTAGTAGGTACTTCGCAAATGGCTGGTACCGAAATCATGCGCATTGCCGACCTCAACTCCATGGAGGTGCGGGTGAACGTGAACGAAAACCAGATCATCGACGTGAACCTGGGCGACTCGGTGAACGTGGATGTGGACTCCTACGCCAATAAGGACGAGAAATTCCGGGGCATCGTAACCAGCGTGGCCAATACCGCCAAAGACGCCCTGACTGCTGAAGCTGTTACCGAATTTGAGGTCCGAATCCGTCTGGTGCCCGAATCCTATCAGCACCTGGTGCGCAATGTGGGCGGCCGTACCATCGTCCCATTCCGTCCTGGCATGACAGCTTCTGTTGATATTATCACCGACCGTAAAAGCAATGTGCTGAGCGTGCCGCTCAACGCCGTAACCACCAAAACGGATAGCTCGGCCATCGCCGGCCCCAACAAAGGTGATGGTCCGAAGGTGCGCGTAGGCCGTGGCGGCGGTGGCAATTCGGAGGAGACTGCCCAAGCCGCGCCAACCGATGTGCAGGAAGTGGTATTCGTAATTCGTGATGGCAAGGCCGTAATGGTGCCAGTAAAAACTGGAATCAGCGACATCACAAATATTGAAATTCTCAGTGGCCTGAAAGCCGGCGACCAGGTAGCCAGCGGCCCGTATGCAACCGTGCATAAGAAGCTGAAAGACGGGGCAGTAGTGGTAGTGAAAGACGAAAAGTCTATCAACAAAGCGGCTCTAAAAGAAGAAGTAGCTGATGCTGATTAAGCAACTTTAACAGGGCTTGTTAGGTAGCAAATGAGAGGCTGGGGGGCTTTTTTACCCCGGCCTCTCATTTTTTTGTCTAAACTCGTCCTTGCGACAAAGTTGGTTGCCGTTGCGCTTGGGTTTGAGGGCAGGGGCGGTTCAGGTCGTTTAACCGGAGAAGGTGCTCGCGCGCTTTCCAATACGTTTATTTGGTGGAAAAAATAGCCATGATCGGCGGCGGCTCCTGGGCTACTGCTTTAACAAAAATATTATCCGAAAACGGGGCCCAGGTGGGCTGGTGGCTGCGCTCCAAAGACGATGTGCAGCACTTGCTGCGTACGCGCCACAACCCGCGCTACTTATCCTCGGTGGCCTTCGATCTGAGTCGCGTTTTTCCCTCCACCGACCTGAAGGAAGTGGTCGAAGATGCCGATTGGCTGGTGCTGGCCGTGCCCGCCGCCTTTGTGCAGGGCGCCCTCGACAAGCTCGACCGCGATTCTCTCCGCGACAAGCGCGTTATTTCCGCCATTAAGGGCATGATTCCGGGCAAAAATGTGCTCGTTACCGATTACGTAGCTGAGCGTTTTCGGCTTGATGTAGAGCAATTGGGCGTTGTGGCCGGCCCATGCCACGCCGAGGAAGTGGCCCTCGAAAAGCAGAGCTACCTCACCATCGGCGGCCCCGATCTGGAGTTGGCCGAGGATTTCTGCCAGCTCCTGCGCAACCGCTACGTGAAGGCACACCCCGCCGCCGACCTCGACGGCATTGAATACTGCGCCGTGATGAAAAACATCATTGCCTTAACCTGCGGCATTGCCCACGGCCTGGGCTACGGCGACAATTTTCAGGCGGTATTAGTCAGTAACGCGGTGCAGGAAATCCGGCGCTTCCTCTACGCGCTCAGCCCCAACCAGCGCGACCTGAGCGCCAGCGCCTACCTCGGCGACCTGCTCGTAACGGCTTACTCCCAGTTCTCCCGCAACCGCACGTTTGGCAACATGGTAGGTCGCGGCTACTCCGTAAAATCGGCGCAGATGGAGATGAACATGGTGGCCGAGGGCTACTACGCCGTCAAGAGTATTTATGAGCTGAATAAGAAGCTGAAGGTGAGCATGCCAATTACCAACGCAGCTTACCACATCCTCTATGAGAAGATTTCGCCGGCCGTGGAGCTGGAGATTCTGAAGGAGAAGTTCAAGTAATATGATGCTGGTAGCGGACTTGCGGCTGAGTGCCGTGGTAGCGGCGGCTGTGGCCTGCGTAATTATTGCGGTTGGACACATATGGTTTAACGCTTCCTTTTGGCTGTTTAATGAATCGGATGGTTGGACAATCTATCCTCCATTGTCTGCACTGCCGCAAGCTGTCTCATATCAGGACCCTGATCCTTTTGAATATCTCGTTTATTTAGGAGTAATAACAGGTGCTTTTGTCGCTGGGGGCTTTCGGTGTGTTGTTTACTGGCGTCGGCAGTAGTGCGCCATCGGCGGCGAGAAGCAACAACCCAACTTATAATGCCTCTTTGGCTACCACTGGTTTTATTGTTGCCGGTGGCAGCTCATCTTATAGGGCGAGGCTACTATGGCTATAAAGCAATGCAGGCCGAATCGTTCTTTCTTCAGAAAGAATCATTTTCCAGTCCCACTTCTCCGCAGCCACTTGTGCCCAGTGTAGCAGACTATCTGACAGAAGCCGATGACGATGCGATGGATAATGCGCTTGAAAAGCCGGAATAGCCGCAGCGCTGCGACAGGTTTATAGAAAGATGATTGAAATAACCATTCTGTCGCTTAGCTAGTAAAGCTTTCAGACACGATTAGTACTACACCTTATTTACTAGCATATGGGAACCTGGGGCTACTACAACTTCGACAACGACGCGGCAGCCGACTTCGCCGAAGACTTCCGTGATAATCACAATGAGGCAAAGCTGCTCGAAGCGTTAGTCGCGGTGGCTGAGGAGGAAGACCATATTGACGGTGATGCAGCCAGCGAAGCGCTGGCGGCGGCTGAAATAGTAGCTGCCATTCTGGGCAAACCGTCCCGCGATTTTCCCGCCGATCTGATACCCGTAATAGTGAAGCTGGATGCCAGCGAAAGCGAGGACCTGCGCGAGATGGCCCAGCAAGCCGTGCAGGCTGTAGTCAGCAAGTCGGAGCTACAGGAGATGTGGGCTAAAAACGAATCGGCCGAGGACTGGCAGCATACCCAGCAGGACCTATTACATCGCCTGACCTAGAGCCATTTGCATGAACTGGCTTTTGCTGGCTGTCATCACAGCCTTCTGCCTCGGGCTTTATAACTTCTTTATTAAGCTGGCATCGGGTAACATTCACCAAGTAGCTGGGGCAGTACTCCTTCAGCTCGTGGCGGCGGCGGTGGGGGGCTTTTTGCTACTTTATATCAAGGCTACACGGCAGCCAGTGAGCATCTCTCAAACGGGCGTGCTGTATTCCTGTCTGGCGGGTTTGAGCGTGGGCATCGCTGAGATTTTGACATTCTACGTGTTCACGAAAGGCGCCCCAGCCTCGGTGGGTACGCCCATTATCGTCGGTGGCTCGGTGGCGGTGGCCGCCGTGCTGGGTTGGTTGGTGCTGCGAGAGCAGATTACGCTGGGCCAGGTGCTGGGCGTAGGGCTGATAGTGGCTGGCGTGGTATTACTCGCCAGAGGTCATTAGCGGTTTCAGCGCCTAGCCAACGTTCGATTTCTAAACAGGTCACGGGTGAGTCAAAGTTAATAATACGCAAAGGCTCCGTTGCTTCATGAATAGCGTAGACGCTCCCCAAATGAGTTCATTCTGGGCGTACAATGTTTGAGGTAAACTACTCAGGATTGTGTGCCATTTTCGCGGCCTTTCATGCAACATCAAAAAAGCCCCCAGC
The window above is part of the Hymenobacter radiodurans genome. Proteins encoded here:
- a CDS encoding tryptophan 2,3-dioxygenase family protein, whose protein sequence is MPPNQSEFTPQVLEQLRRLQAKYAADGQDLASYLEGLFYADYVNYWDYIELDTLLSLQRPLTQIPDERIFIMYHQITELYFKLCLCEYEQMGELQQPTVGELVLRINRINRYFENLIDSFDVMVDGMDKQQFLQFRMALMPASGFQSVQYRMIELASTSLDNLVDKEKRRLLGEAAAHDELMGCIYWKAGATIEESGAKALTLIQFEEKYTQTLHDHAAHYRTRNVWTVLERLPAEDQRHPRLVRALRQLDANVNVNWPLMHYKSAVRYLERDPTAIAATGGTNWKKYLPPKFQRRIFYPLLWTEQELEEWGKAWVEEVLGEAQAPK
- a CDS encoding efflux RND transporter periplasmic adaptor subunit, whose amino-acid sequence is MKNNRLLYILLGVLVLLIAGYMVAKKQGWIGKPDGTEVIVAKAGPATIVEKVSASGKVQPETEVKISPDVSGEITELYVAEGDSVKKGQLLLRIRPDNYQAMVNMQSASVNTQRANVGQTQARLQQLMANAKQTELAYRRNASLYKQKVISQADYEASKAAYDASQEEINSARQSIRGAQSGVASAQASLDEARRNLEKTTIYAPVSGTVSKLNVERGERVVGTSQMAGTEIMRIADLNSMEVRVNVNENQIIDVNLGDSVNVDVDSYANKDEKFRGIVTSVANTAKDALTAEAVTEFEVRIRLVPESYQHLVRNVGGRTIVPFRPGMTASVDIITDRKSNVLSVPLNAVTTKTDSSAIAGPNKGDGPKVRVGRGGGGNSEETAQAAPTDVQEVVFVIRDGKAVMVPVKTGISDITNIEILSGLKAGDQVASGPYATVHKKLKDGAVVVVKDEKSINKAALKEEVADAD
- a CDS encoding TolC family protein; translated protein: MKQTRTPIFHRVTALGASAWLLLAVPGLAQTTTPAQPPAGTIAAPAPVPSGPWTLQRAVDYAVQNNLNVRQSTLSAELSDADLRQSRAAMLPTASANGTQAWNYGTGLDPLTNDFVSQTIRSNNFSANTQLNIFSGFQLRNTVKRNVLDYKASLADIEQARNDLSLNVAAAFLQLVLNQELVRTNELRVNTTQQQLERTKKLLAAGSVAESNLLDTQAQLASDELNLVTAQNQRDISRLQLAQLLNLDPAGAAAFQIEVPNLPDPDEQSTVNFNPNDTYQTAQGFLPQIQAADLRVQSSIRGVEVARGLIIPVYSSGPVFSQVSPPPGWRGCSPATLLLALRCPSFRLTQ
- a CDS encoding DUF2911 domain-containing protein, encoding MKTSSPKFLLLFVWVMLLFAGSAVAQTTTKAPEDKSKRPSPPATVTGPNFTIEYSRPSMKGRKIFGELEPYGKVWRTGANEATTFEAKQAVTINGQALPAGKYALFTIPNEQEWTIIFNKTANQWGAFKYDEKQDALRVKVKPTKTAQPVEQFTIKADKAGTVTMAWENSQVAFKVAGAAKAQL
- a CDS encoding DUF4259 domain-containing protein, yielding MGTWGYYNFDNDAAADFAEDFRDNHNEAKLLEALVAVAEEEDHIDGDAASEALAAAEIVAAILGKPSRDFPADLIPVIVKLDASESEDLREMAQQAVQAVVSKSELQEMWAKNESAEDWQHTQQDLLHRLT
- a CDS encoding NAD(P)H-dependent glycerol-3-phosphate dehydrogenase, with the protein product MEKIAMIGGGSWATALTKILSENGAQVGWWLRSKDDVQHLLRTRHNPRYLSSVAFDLSRVFPSTDLKEVVEDADWLVLAVPAAFVQGALDKLDRDSLRDKRVISAIKGMIPGKNVLVTDYVAERFRLDVEQLGVVAGPCHAEEVALEKQSYLTIGGPDLELAEDFCQLLRNRYVKAHPAADLDGIEYCAVMKNIIALTCGIAHGLGYGDNFQAVLVSNAVQEIRRFLYALSPNQRDLSASAYLGDLLVTAYSQFSRNRTFGNMVGRGYSVKSAQMEMNMVAEGYYAVKSIYELNKKLKVSMPITNAAYHILYEKISPAVELEILKEKFK
- a CDS encoding TolC family protein; the encoded protein is MLTGDSTAGTPLPVFQIDPIVGPRPTNFAVLTPRQPNFELLPTEFGSQIKDNIGRSLQFTLQIPILNGLQTRTNVQRSQIAVKQAELRAAQTRLELQQTIQQAYADAIAAQRRFASASRQVQALTTAYRNAEIRFNNGLLNGTEFNIAKNNLNGAESSMIQAKYEFIFRRKVLEFYQGNPLTL
- a CDS encoding EamA family transporter is translated as MNWLLLAVITAFCLGLYNFFIKLASGNIHQVAGAVLLQLVAAAVGGFLLLYIKATRQPVSISQTGVLYSCLAGLSVGIAEILTFYVFTKGAPASVGTPIIVGGSVAVAAVLGWLVLREQITLGQVLGVGLIVAGVVLLARGH
- the sdaAB gene encoding L-serine ammonia-lyase, iron-sulfur-dependent subunit beta, producing MAEKSSIFDMIGPVMIGPSSSHTAGVVRIAGAAIRILGSLPTHATITFYNSFARTYEGHGSDRAIVAGLLGYATDDKRIRDAFDYAKEAGLQYTFQSVGNASTMHPNTIKLQLRDERTGHSTEVIGQSRGGGVIRIVEVDGFPADFSASLHTLIVDADDRQGSIAFIASVIAHDDCNIATMFVSRKGRNDLARQFIEMDSGIKPITLEYLRQLSWVHQVTYIPTVE